The following DNA comes from Miscanthus floridulus cultivar M001 chromosome 5, ASM1932011v1, whole genome shotgun sequence.
ATTGTCACCGTCGTCTTTATCCCCctcacgtgctccaccatcattgcagaaatcaccaccttgttcattgcggATGTCACCACCTTGATCATTGCCTAAGTCATGATCCATTTGTTGAGCAAGCTAGTCTGAGTATTGGGACAGGTACTGCAGGGTTTCGGCATCGTCTTCTAgaacatcaccatcatcatcaactgccattgtttcaccatgatgaatccaaacTGTGTAGTTCCGAACAAATCCTCGCCTgatcagatgttctttgatgaTACTCGAATATGTAAATGCCATCGTGTTCTCGCAATCCttgtagggacaaataattgtatccttattatctgtcaacgtcgttgcatgcttctctgcggcttcaataaaaTTGTCAACCTCTTCATGAAAAGGTGCCTCGAATCTTAACGAattacatccaagagttccttaaCTCCGTCTTTTAAAAATACAACACAACCAAAGAAAATATACGAAATGagtcaaattaataattaattaattgagAATGATTATATATACTCCATGATAGAGGATAATTAATCAATTGCCTACTAATATAACGCATAAATATTTGAAATGAAATATAAAATGGTTAATATATACCATCACAAAGAAATGGTCTAAAAAACTACCTTTCATGCCACCCAAAATCCAATttcattaaaaaaataaaaaaaaaacaaaaacctaGATCTAGAACTAGATCTCATGCATTTGCTTTAATCAAACTAGGGTGTAATCTAGGGTCTAAAATCAAGCAAAATCGACTAATGAAGAGTGTAAGCTCATTTCTCTACCTAATTTACACTAATAGCTTCAAATCTAGGGTCTAATTTGCTACATACAAAGCTCAAGCAccatggaggagagagaaaaccaataatcaaattactcactaaccgaccattaaaacttcaattaAAGAGttagaatagcattttcttaccttctacaacctccccAACAAAGGaattgagatcaaaacctccccccttagtagagcaatttttgggaggagcCCAAGGCCTCACAACCTTTTTTTCTCGggttagagtgagtgacccgaggaggaagaaggtggtgGCTGCTACGTATACTGtacacatttgtaggggcggctggtgattgagccgcccctaaaaatccaactgtaggggcggctcaatcaccagccgcccctacaaatgacccccatttgtaggagcggctggagacaccagccacccctactgtgccatttgtaggggcggctagtgtccAGCGCACAGGGTGTGGCCTGGCAGcgctactgtaggggcggctaaagaACCAGCCGCCCTTTCAGTGAAAAGGGCCGCGTCCCTACAAATCTTTTTTCATGCAGTGATCATCATTCTGTCAATGTGCCCCCACATGCCCAAGGAGGTCCAAACCTCCTTTGCTCGattacaaaaaaaaacaaagcgTGCTTGATGTCTTCTGCCTCCGTTTGGCACATAGGATAGTTAAGTGCATTGGTGATATGCTTATTTGCCAAGATCACATGGCATGGAATACAGCCATCAAGTGCACGCCATGCAAAAAATTTCACCATGCTAGGAATGGAAAACTTCCAGAGTTTCTTCCACGCCGAATTCGAGCCCGGCCCTCCTGCCGATGATGCAATAGGCCTAGACCCGAAGTTGGATGTCCATTGACAATGATTCGCTGATTTGACTGAATAATCCATTCCGATTGAAATGCCAGGCCACTAAATCCTCCCGCCCACTATAAATTGGACTTTGTAAGATCCTGGCAACATCCACCGGCCAAAATAAGGATCTAATCAGCTCTACATTGCACCTTCCATCAATCAGATTAATAAGTTCCTCCACCTTATTAGAGACCGAAGTGTTTCCTTTTGGTGTTAGGACCTTCATATTGTGACTACCTGGAATCCAATTATCACTACATCAAGGTCGTCCTCCTCCTCATGAGATATATCCATATCCTCGCCCTCCTTTTCTGTCCACTAACCACGCCCTACTCCTCGGCCACCTCTCCCACAACGACATCCTCTAATAAGGATCTAATCAGCTCTACATTGCACCTTCCATCAATCGGATTAATAAGTTCCTCCACCTTATTAGAGACCGAAGTGTTTCCTTTTGGTGTTAGGACCTTCATATTGTGACTACCTGGAATCCAATTATCActccatcaaggtcctcctcctcctcatgagATATATCCATATCCTCGCCCTCCTTTTCTGTCCACTCACCACGCCCTACTCCTCGGCCACCTCTCCCACGACGACATCCTCTTCCACCTCTCAGGTCTCAGCTCCTCCCTTCCAAAGACCGAAAGTGCAAAAGGGACTCGTAGCTAGTCCCTCCATTCGTATTTGTCCCTGCGATGAACTCCATCTCCACACACTCCGTGACTTCGTGCCCCATCTTGCcacaatggaagcagaaccccGGGAGCTTCTCATACTACACTAAGTACATCATTCTTTTCTTTAAAGTGATGGGAACCACACGCACCAGCGGCTTGCTCAGCTCAAGCCAGGCCCTAGCCCGTAGATATGGAGTCGGGTTGATCTTCCCTTCGTTCACTACCACCGTGATTAAGTCACCCACCTTCTTCGCTACTTTCTCCGCCAATTCTCTCTTCTTCATCAACCCCTCAGGGACACCTTGGATGCATGTCCAGATTGGGATTTTATCCAGCTTATAGTTATTCACATTTGAGAAGCCATCATACTCTTCAATCACCACCGCCACTCCTCGAAACAGCCATGGACTTCCATCCATTACCCTCGTCCAGTCACCAAGGCAGTGTAGTTGGACCAGAAAGAGATTCGGTGCCATCACCTTGAAAGTGACCTCCTTTGCCGCCGCCTAGGCGTTCCTCATCGCACTGAATAGAGCCGCATGGCTAAACGGTTTcgtcgtataaaccctaaacagGCAAACCAAACGGACATCCTTGATTAGTTCCTCGAACTCCTCCGAGAAGTCCAaatcttcctcctcttcacccTGCAGGTTCAAGCCCTCCAAACGCTCCTCCAGAGTTGGTTCGGGAGCACCATCATCCAGGCCCCGTCTTCTCCTTGCCCTTCTGCGTCGCCATGCTCGTCTCTCTGGCAGCGCCCAGACTCGCCACGCACCAGACCGCTGCTCGGCCAGGCCCTTCGCTTCCGTCCGGATTCGTCACGCAAAGGACCGCAGCTCGTCCAGGCCCTTCGCTTCCGTCCGGATTCGTCACGCAAAGGATCGCGTCACGGCCAGGCCCTTCGCTTCCGCTCCGATGCAGTACGATTCCAAGTGGGCCGAGTCCACTTGAAGCGAAAGTCGAAGCACTACAGGCCCATCTCATGTTAGCTACGGTGCTAGAGACGACTCCAGCCCGGCCCAATGAAGTCTACAGGCCGAGCTCAGGCCAACCATCCTACGGGCTCCAGCATCTGGTCTTCTGCTCAACAGCAAGTCAACAACCCGGTAGAGGACAATATTTAAAATTCAATATTTTTGGTGGAGAAACAGCTTGATTGATGTGGATTTTGGTCAAGATCATAAACTAATCTTTGTATAAGATTCATCAAGAAAGCAACAGCCCGTCTGTGGCGCTAATGATGCGTGTCTTCACCAATTAGCGTCCAAAATCATTGCGCGGAATATCAGAGGTCGCTCGAACTAACATTATTGATTATTCCCTGCATCCGCAGTGCGGTGCTATGATCGAGATCGGTGGTGGATCCTCTTTTCTTTTCGTTCTAGCGAGAGAGAAAAAATGTCGCCAACGAAAACGACGCATTCGTATAAATCCGTAGAAGAGATTTATGTACAAATTTCGGTTTGAATTGATGCAAAGTTACAAAAGACGCTCAAAAATCGATACAGGAAGATCACACGCGACGGCCGAATTTACACTTGCAAGGAAAGGGAATGGATCGTGGACGAGAAACGGGAGTATTTACGACGCAGAGAACTAGACGAGAAAGAAAGGGGAATCGATGGATCGATGGCGGCGTGCCAGCATCACACGGGTGCGAGCCAGGGTCAAGCCAACAGGCGGCAGCCACTCAGAGGTCCTCGGCGATGCAGGCGAGGTGCGGCTGCCACGGCGCGGCGTGGCTGCCGGTGCTCATGCGCCGCCGATGCTGCTGCGCGGCCGCCCTCTTGTGCTGTTGCTTCTTCTTGGCGGCGGGCGCCTccttctccggcggcgactcggcGCCGAGCCCCAGCTGCCGGTCGGTCACGGCAGCGACGACGCTGCCTTCCGACTTGCTGCGCACGTGCCGGCTCGGCGTGCCAGCACCGCCGGCGGCGGCCTTCTTGGCGTCGGGCACGGACGCGGCCGGGATGAGGAAGTAGATCTCCCCGCGCTCCAGCTCCGAGTCCGGCGACACGATGAGGATCCTGCGCACCACCCCCTGCGGCGACGAGCAGGGCCTGCTGAGCACGTGGTTGGGGTGCGCCGCCAGCACCTCCCCGGCCGACACGGCGCGGCCGTACTCGTCGACGCGGCCGCTGAGGTGCACGATCCGCACCAGGTCCAGCGCGCCGCACGGCAGCACGCACGCCAGGCAGCACCGCAGGCTGTTGCCCATGCCGCCGCGCCTCGTCGTGTTCGGTGCCGCGCCCGCGCGCGCCCGGCTTCCTCTTCTCTTTCTGTCCTCACGGCGTGACGACGCGGCCAGCACGTATATATAGTTGGTGAGCTCGAGTTGAGGACAAACAGAGAGCCAGAAAATGTACTTTGGGGTGATTAAGACTAACCCATAGTGGGACACAGAGAGACGAGAAGAATGGATTAATCACGTCATGTTTTTTCCCCCTTCTTGCGAGGAATAATTAACTAGTAACTAGCAAACAAATAATAATGTAGTAGGTTAATTAGTAGTGCCCATGTTCCGATAATcatttttatcttgttttctgtTTAGGAGGCAGCGGATGCGCCAATGATTCGCACACGGCAGCACTCATGCGCACAGCCATGCTGCCCTGCTGGAGCTTGGTTGTACTGTATCCTTCCTCTTCCAGTAGCCCTGCAATCAGTGCCAGCCCTAAGGGTAGGCCATGAGGTGTGATGGCCGAGGGCCAAGCGGAGAAGGGGCCCAAACCTAGGTATACAAACCCATAGGTCCTATAGTCTATTAGACATTAGCAAATTAATAAGAAGAGAGATATAGAACTGGCTAGACGGTCAAAAAAACAACATTGACATTTCTTTCCTAGTTTCCTTTCCTCACGGCCCTCGGGTaaagaggaggcgaggagtcacactgcacacaacacactctgatcgtgagttcggaacgtgcgccttacacgcgcggagctggcgagccgcgccgccgcgaagagctagactaccggagacacggacacggcgcacgaggacggcgaccaggcaggctccacgacgacgacatcttgattctttgcttctTATGAATTACGATTGCCGATTAGTTGTTTAGGCCCTaagtatttttttcctttttatttttaatccaaattaattatttgtatagtattccagacttctagtactttgtacccatatagtcatatttttcttctaatttatatgttagaattttagaatgttaccttaaaaaacatttgtcatgggtgagaaaagaaaacgaatatattattttttaatctacattattcctcgataattatcatacatctacaaatatattccttaatctatattgttcctcgataattatcagacatattaaattaaaaatatgttattgaatttgtttTCGTTTTGCAAATAAAATTAacgcctatatattataagattttatacatgatcAAGAGGACGTTACGATGAAATAGCCGGAGGGCTCTTAAAATCATAAGACCGGCACTGCCTGCAATGCAAGCGATGCGACGAAGCGAGGACGAGTGTGAACGCACCATTGGATGGATCATGGATGCCAGAGATTGGGCTCTGAATTATTCAGGCATTTTTTTATAGGGAATAGAAATATTATTAGAGCGGAATTATGCGTGTACATACAGTACTGCTGCTTGTGATTGATGTTTGGTACACGTACTACGTACTCGTACAAATGCTCCAAAACGGACCCGGCCGTGCAACGTCTTTTTCGTGAGCAGTGGGTGATCATTTGGGGGGCAATATTGTAGGGGCGGGTTAAGTTACCTGCTGGCTGGAGTGGCAGCTGCTGTGGTGGCCTCCGATTCGAGCCAGGCGACTACTACTTGTGTTGGATACCTGGATCATTGAGTAGCTAGGTAGCTCCGAATTGAAGCTGAATCATTGTGTTGGAACTAATCGTGTCGTTAGTCTCTTGCTTAACGCACGTCTAGCCAAGCTGGACCAAAATTATTTGTGCAGCAACAGGTTGGTTGGCTAAGCTACTAGTCCTGCCTTGCTTGCTTCCTCTCTGGTCAACCCGTCGATGCTCGCCACCGTGGTTCTGCTAGATTGCGTCACCAGACAAATTAATTCTTTCGatcgttttttttcttttctttcttctgcgAGGATGATAGTTTTGTTTCAGATCCGATCCACAGGCCTCAAATGTTAACCTCTGTCCTCCGCCAGATCCAACAGTTGATCAGCAGCCAGGAATCATTAGTGCGGTAATCATAGGATGGTCTTACAGAAATTGACAGCTTCCGTCTGTGTGTAAGCTGTGAGTGTGTCCGAGGTACGTACGCGCGGGCAGGTGGTACGGTAACGTGCCAAGTGGCAAGTGAATGGAACTtgctagtagcagtagcagtacgtGTACGTGTACGTGTACCTGTACCTGTACCTGTACCTGTACCTTGCCTTACCATACGTGTGCATGTGGTGGCCGCACGTGGGGGGCTTCCATGCAAACAGTATTACCCTCAGAAACAAGTGGCCCTCCCATGATCCCATCCGTCCACCGATCCGATCCGTCGCGACACCATCACGACACGTGGCCCGCCGGTGCGGCCCCTCGTCCACGCGGGAGTTGTCACCTGTCGATCGAGCGGATGCGCCGGTAcacctaaagatggcaacggggacccgatccccgattcccagcggggaattcccctattaggggacggggatggagtcAAATATGCTCCCACGGGGATCTAAACGGGGAGAAAACGTTCCTCGTCGGGTTTGGCGGGGACGGGTCTGGGGGAGCATTCCCCGTCCCCGATACCCGCATCCCCGCCCCGTTTATATACAGGCTTTGCTCTCTTTCCtgatggcccaaccagcccacgaaggcccaatgtcttctgagtatatataacagcaataaccctagttctacacctttgtgatgattaatatcatgcttcttgctatttagctatttttggattgtgattcgtggtgtactctaatattgtgtcgatgaactcatgtgaatgatgatgaattaacctgaatggtgatgaacaaatgcggggacggggatccccgacGGGGATTCTTCCCCTCGCGGGGGCGGGGATGGGGGAGAAATCGTCCCCGTGAGCTTTGGCGGGAACGGGGACGGGGATTTTTTTCTCCCCGCAGGGACGGGGATAGGGAGGCAAcctccgacggggaattccccgttgccatctttaggtaCACCGAACACGTTCCCAAGTTCTTCTCCACGAATCGGCATCGCGATCCAGGACGGGACGCGCCCGTGTCCCACGGACCACGTGTGAGCACGTCGACCTCCACAACTTGGCTTCCAGTCGGCCAGTCCGTTCCTGGTGGACTACAGCCACGCCCACGGCCCACGGCAACATGATGGGCTAACGCGTGCGGTCTCCAGTGCCTGAGCCCAGCTACCACCGGGCTTTTCAGACTCCGGCCTGCGTACTACTACGCCTACATCGTAAAGCAGCCCAGCTACCAACGTGCGACTGACCGACCCGACGACGGCACGACGCTACCTGCCCTTCCTCGCGCTCGACTCACCGGCCCGCGTCGTAAAGGACTAAAGGCGGTGGTTGCGTTCCATGGCACGCCTTGCCGTTCTTGGCTGCTCACACCCGATGCGTCTTCAATTCGCCAGGCAAACCTTCTTCCATTCTCGGTTCCTCCTCGATGGAGACGCGAGCCGCGTCTTCCGCGAGTGCGCGCTCGTTCATCTTTCTGCGAGTGATCTGATCTTTCATATGAACAAATAACTAACCTAGCATGGATTCCTACGCATTTGCATTGTAATTACTATAGTCACGAATGAATGGCTCCACGTCTACTCTCATTCACCTTCAAGTGGTCATTTACATTCTTCGGTCTGTACATGAATATGTCGTTATTAAATACGTGGCATGAAAGTTCTTGAAGTGCCCACAACTACACAAAAGACCCCGTTCGGTTtgctgaaacttagctgaaactggctgaaaaacacgattctagctgaattgttgtgaaagaaaaacactgttctagttgaaaaaagaagccgaacaagccagttTTTAGATAAGCCAAACGGGGCAAAGCGAACGCAGTACtagagaatttgtaggaaattcaccTTTATTTGGTTAATTAAAATCAACCTGCAACGTTTTGATCACCAACTACGTTGTGCACGTTGACTATAAGCACTATAAAATTCTATGGGCAGtctttaaaaaaaaatagtttcATAATCATAGAATTTGAAAGAAAATACTAGTTATTATCAAATTATATGCACTTTTCCTATCTACCAGGTGCCTGATTTCCTTTAATCCGTCCAGGCGACGTAGCAGCTGTTGATCGTGTTTTGTTTTTTGTGCATGATCAAACTCTCTGATGGAATCAACAGCTCTACAGTATCGCCTAAGAGGTGGCTACTTTTTCAGACACGTGTAAATTAGCATCTCCTGATTATATGGGTAACTCTGTTCTCTTAAAATATGGATTCATTCTGAAATGCTTGACATTTAATTTTGTCCATTTTCACCGTATGCAATTTCACCCAAAAAAAATCAATTTTAACATTTTAAATAAAATGTACAGACAATAATTATCGCTAGTTGTGGTGGTTGGAACTAAATCCAGCCAATTCAATTGGCTTTCAACCGGAGCAAATGGCCGAAAAGTCAACCGCAGCTGCTGCCGCTAGCTGATCCGGCGGGAGAGATACATTTGCAAAATTTTAGCATgggatttttttttaaagaaaccgattatataaagaaaataaaaaatttccacAGCAGGCTGAGGTTCTAGCGTTGCTCAACTCAAAAGCCCGGTGGTGGCTGGGCTGAGCCGCTCAGGCCCAGGAGCGCAGGCTAGGCAACCCAACGCACCGTCGCCCCTCCCGTTCCTCACTCGCGCCGCCTCCCTCCCACACGCGCACTCGCGGCTCGCGCAGGcaaggcgccgccgccgctcagcGCCGAGAGGAGCAGCGCCGTCGCTCAGCGGCCGCCGGCGACGAGCCTCCGCGGAAGCCAGCGGCCCTACCGGCGAGGCAGCGAGTTCTTCTTCCTTCTCCACCGACGGGACAGCGCTTCTCCACCGACGGGAC
Coding sequences within:
- the LOC136451558 gene encoding uncharacterized protein, whose protein sequence is MGNSLRCCLACVLPCGALDLVRIVHLSGRVDEYGRAVSAGEVLAAHPNHVLSRPCSSPQGVVRRILIVSPDSELERGEIYFLIPAASVPDAKKAAAGGAGTPSRHVRSKSEGSVVAAVTDRQLGLGAESPPEKEAPAAKKKQQHKRAAAQQHRRRMSTGSHAAPWQPHLACIAEDL